The Rhizobium indicum genome has a segment encoding these proteins:
- a CDS encoding DUF2291 domain-containing protein encodes MSTSPDYPASKPSSGNRTLLVSAALAVIVVAAIAFDTTVVRIGSENDVRQQVFSPETFGAEQFPKIKANVEERAVAAADLAAAIAADKKAAAEKYGTATSTGPVIPVTLTGVFGARKSNTNEMKIDGLPPETVVRVQTGPAVNGTDLRDATGTIEFGQFTNQIQYQDAGSAINNEMKKAVFTGLDADALGGKQATVVGVFKLINPKNWLVTPVKVELK; translated from the coding sequence ATGAGTACTTCGCCCGATTATCCAGCATCAAAGCCGAGCAGCGGCAATCGCACGCTCCTTGTCAGCGCGGCGTTGGCGGTCATCGTCGTTGCAGCGATCGCGTTCGATACGACGGTCGTCAGGATCGGCTCCGAAAACGATGTCCGGCAGCAGGTATTCTCTCCGGAAACCTTCGGCGCCGAGCAGTTCCCGAAGATCAAGGCGAATGTCGAAGAGCGGGCCGTTGCGGCCGCCGATCTCGCGGCCGCCATTGCCGCCGACAAGAAGGCGGCGGCCGAGAAATACGGCACCGCAACGAGCACCGGCCCGGTTATTCCCGTCACGCTGACCGGCGTTTTCGGCGCCCGCAAGTCGAACACCAACGAAATGAAGATCGATGGGTTGCCTCCCGAGACGGTGGTCCGTGTCCAGACCGGCCCTGCGGTCAACGGCACGGACCTCCGCGATGCAACCGGCACCATCGAATTCGGCCAGTTTACCAACCAGATCCAGTATCAGGATGCCGGCTCGGCCATCAATAACGAGATGAAGAAGGCGGTTTTCACGGGCCTGGATGCTGATGCCCTGGGCGGAAAGCAGGCGACCGTCGTCGGCGTTTTCAAGCTCATCAACCCGAAGAACTGGCTGGTCACGCCGGTGAAGGTCGAGCTCAAATGA
- a CDS encoding sugar ABC transporter ATP-binding protein, translated as MNQPQRSNGAIGEVVLAARNIAKSYGSVHALKGVNFDIHRGQVTTLFGENGAGKSTLMKILSGVAQPSSGEIILDGSPISFTSSTHARECGISIIHQELSLAPNLSVRDNIFMGREIIKGGVVDFAEEARQTRALMEELEEDIDPLTRVEDLRLGQQQIVEIARALSVNSRILIMDEPTSALSATEVEVLFKVIHDLTSRGVSIVYISHHLEEALQITNHAVVLRDGNMTAYAERKDIDLEWIVRNMVGENFDLGSPPQAHQFGNVSLSIENLCVPGPSGAAYNAVDRLSLKVRAGEIVCIYGLMGAGRTELLECIAGRLRASGGQVLLEGQDVSGLSIAGRIASGLVLVPEDRQRDGLVQTMTVGSNLSLASIRAFTKGLFTSGHRERDLVNDAIRRVHVKTDGGAASIGSLSGGNQQKVVIGKMLATQPKVILLDEPSRGIDIGAKAEVFKLLAERAKQGLAVIYSTSEVNECLSIAHRIIVMHRGRISAEFGSDVTKEKIMAASGEAVVAH; from the coding sequence ATGAACCAGCCGCAACGCAGCAACGGGGCGATAGGCGAGGTCGTCCTCGCTGCCCGCAATATCGCAAAATCCTACGGCAGCGTTCACGCCCTCAAGGGAGTGAACTTCGACATCCATCGGGGCCAAGTCACAACGCTATTCGGGGAGAATGGCGCGGGCAAGTCGACCTTGATGAAGATCCTTTCCGGTGTCGCGCAGCCAAGCTCCGGCGAGATCATTCTCGATGGCTCGCCGATCAGCTTTACCTCGTCGACCCATGCCCGCGAGTGCGGGATCTCCATCATTCACCAGGAGCTCAGCCTCGCGCCCAATCTCAGTGTGCGCGACAATATTTTCATGGGCCGGGAGATCATCAAGGGCGGTGTTGTCGATTTCGCGGAAGAGGCGCGTCAGACCCGCGCGCTGATGGAGGAGCTCGAGGAAGACATCGATCCACTGACGCGCGTCGAGGATCTTCGCCTCGGCCAGCAGCAGATCGTCGAAATTGCCCGGGCGCTCTCCGTCAATTCGCGCATCCTGATCATGGACGAGCCGACCTCGGCGCTGAGCGCGACCGAGGTGGAAGTGCTCTTCAAGGTCATCCACGATCTGACGAGTCGCGGCGTGTCGATCGTCTACATCTCGCATCATCTGGAAGAGGCGCTGCAGATCACCAATCACGCCGTCGTTCTGCGCGACGGAAACATGACAGCCTATGCCGAGCGCAAGGATATCGATCTCGAGTGGATCGTCCGCAACATGGTCGGCGAGAATTTCGACCTCGGCAGCCCGCCGCAAGCTCACCAGTTCGGAAACGTCTCGCTTTCCATCGAAAATCTCTGTGTCCCCGGTCCCTCCGGCGCTGCCTATAATGCAGTCGATCGTCTGTCTCTCAAGGTGCGTGCCGGCGAGATCGTCTGCATCTACGGTCTGATGGGCGCCGGGCGCACGGAACTGCTCGAGTGTATTGCCGGACGTCTGCGCGCAAGTGGCGGACAGGTTCTGCTCGAAGGACAGGACGTCAGTGGGCTCAGCATCGCCGGGCGCATTGCCAGCGGTCTCGTGCTCGTGCCCGAAGATCGCCAGCGCGACGGTCTCGTCCAGACGATGACGGTCGGCTCCAATCTGTCGCTTGCGAGTATCCGCGCCTTCACCAAAGGGCTTTTCACCTCCGGCCATCGCGAGCGCGATCTCGTCAATGACGCGATCCGGCGGGTGCATGTGAAAACCGATGGCGGTGCAGCTTCGATCGGCTCGCTCTCCGGCGGCAACCAGCAGAAGGTCGTCATCGGCAAGATGCTGGCAACCCAGCCGAAGGTCATCCTGCTCGATGAGCCAAGCCGCGGCATCGACATCGGCGCCAAGGCGGAAGTTTTCAAATTGCTCGCGGAGCGCGCCAAGCAGGGATTGGCGGTCATCTATTCGACGTCCGAAGTCAATGAATGCCTGAGCATCGCGCACCGCATCATCGTCATGCATCGCGGCAGGATATCGGCCGAGTTCGGCTCGGATGTCACCAAGGAAAAGATCATGGCCGCCTCCGGCGAAGCCGTGGTCGCGCACTAG
- a CDS encoding ABC transporter permease, which produces MSVTNITEKKSVSSGQKRNTNIVRLILEGRAFFALIVIIAVFSFLSPYYFTLNNFLIMASHVAIFGILAIGMLLVILNGGIDLSVGSTLGLAGCIAGFLMQGVTLTYFGVILYPPVWAVVVITCALGALVGAVNGVLIAYLKVPAFVASLGVLYVARGIALLMTNGLTYNNLGGRPELGNTGFDWLGFNRLAGIPIGVIVLAVLAIICGIVLSRTAFGRWLYASGGNERAADLSGVPVKRVKIIVYVLSGVCAAIAGLVLSSQLTSAGPTAGTTYELTAIAAVVIGGAALTGGRGTVRGTMLGAFVIGFLSDGLVIIGVSAYWQTVFTGAVIVLAVLMNSIQYGRRVKSS; this is translated from the coding sequence ATGTCAGTCACGAACATCACCGAAAAGAAATCAGTTTCCAGTGGGCAGAAGCGCAATACCAATATCGTGCGTCTCATTCTGGAGGGCCGGGCCTTCTTCGCGCTGATCGTCATCATCGCGGTCTTCTCGTTCCTGTCGCCCTATTACTTCACCCTGAACAACTTCCTGATCATGGCGTCGCACGTCGCGATCTTCGGCATTCTGGCGATCGGCATGCTGCTCGTCATCCTGAATGGCGGCATCGATCTGTCGGTCGGCTCGACGCTTGGGCTTGCAGGCTGCATCGCCGGTTTCCTGATGCAGGGCGTCACGCTCACTTATTTCGGCGTCATCCTCTATCCGCCGGTCTGGGCCGTCGTCGTCATCACATGTGCGCTCGGTGCGCTGGTCGGTGCGGTCAATGGCGTGCTGATCGCCTATCTCAAGGTGCCGGCCTTCGTCGCCTCGCTCGGCGTGCTCTACGTGGCCCGCGGTATCGCGCTCTTGATGACCAACGGCCTGACCTACAACAATCTTGGTGGCCGTCCGGAACTCGGCAATACCGGCTTCGACTGGCTCGGCTTCAACCGGCTCGCAGGCATTCCGATCGGCGTCATCGTGCTTGCGGTTCTCGCGATCATTTGCGGCATCGTGCTGAGCCGCACCGCCTTCGGCCGCTGGCTCTACGCCTCAGGCGGTAACGAGCGAGCCGCCGACCTCTCCGGCGTCCCGGTCAAGCGCGTGAAGATCATCGTCTATGTGCTTTCGGGCGTCTGCGCTGCGATTGCCGGCCTGGTCCTCTCCTCGCAGCTGACCTCAGCCGGTCCGACGGCAGGCACAACCTACGAACTGACGGCGATCGCAGCCGTGGTCATCGGCGGTGCGGCGCTGACCGGCGGCCGCGGGACGGTCCGCGGCACCATGCTCGGCGCCTTCGTTATCGGCTTCCTTTCGGACGGCCTCGTGATCATCGGCGTCTCGGCCTACTGGCAGACCGTATTCACCGGCGCTGTGATCGTTCTCGCCGTCCTCATGAACAGCATCCAATACGGCCGCCGGGTCAAATCGTCCTGA
- a CDS encoding D-ribose ABC transporter substrate-binding protein translates to MFKKGMRILLAAAAVAPLLASSAWAAGMMTIIVNDPSNPYWLTEGNVAKATAEKLGYTASVNAHKGDTNTESNLIDTAITNKSVAIILDPANADGSVGAVKKAVAAGIPVILVNAEINQEGLAKAQLVSNNAQGAALGAQQWVEAIGDKGNYAELFGAPSDNNAATRSNGYETVLSQYPDLKKVAKEVANWDRTQGHNKMQSMLQANPDIVGVISGNDEMALGAIAALKEAGKLANVKVGGFDGSPDAVAAIKAGELQYTVLQPVAVFSEEAVKQADNLIKTGNTGAKSEKQLFDCLLITKDNIDKYTGPFVLAQ, encoded by the coding sequence ATGTTTAAGAAAGGCATGCGCATACTTCTGGCCGCCGCGGCCGTAGCACCGCTTCTTGCAAGCTCGGCTTGGGCAGCGGGCATGATGACGATCATCGTCAACGATCCGTCGAATCCATACTGGCTGACGGAAGGCAATGTCGCAAAGGCAACCGCCGAAAAGCTGGGCTACACGGCCTCGGTCAACGCCCACAAGGGTGACACCAATACCGAAAGCAACCTGATCGACACGGCGATCACCAACAAGTCGGTGGCGATCATCCTCGACCCGGCAAACGCCGACGGTTCCGTCGGTGCGGTCAAGAAGGCCGTTGCTGCCGGCATCCCGGTCATCCTCGTCAATGCCGAAATCAACCAGGAAGGCCTGGCCAAGGCGCAGCTTGTTTCCAACAACGCACAGGGTGCCGCCCTCGGCGCGCAACAATGGGTCGAAGCGATCGGCGACAAGGGCAACTATGCCGAACTCTTCGGCGCTCCGTCCGACAACAACGCGGCAACGCGGTCGAATGGCTACGAGACTGTCCTTTCGCAGTATCCGGATCTGAAGAAGGTCGCCAAGGAAGTTGCCAACTGGGACCGCACCCAGGGCCACAACAAGATGCAGTCCATGCTGCAGGCCAACCCGGATATCGTCGGCGTCATCTCGGGCAATGACGAAATGGCGCTCGGTGCGATCGCCGCGCTCAAGGAAGCCGGCAAGCTCGCCAATGTGAAGGTCGGCGGCTTCGACGGTTCGCCGGATGCCGTTGCCGCCATCAAGGCGGGCGAACTCCAATACACCGTCCTCCAACCGGTTGCCGTCTTCTCCGAAGAAGCCGTCAAGCAGGCCGACAACCTGATCAAGACGGGTAACACCGGCGCCAAGAGCGAAAAACAGCTCTTCGATTGCCTGTTGATCACCAAGGACAACATCGACAAGTACACCGGCCCGTTCGTTCTGGCGCAGTAA
- a CDS encoding DeoR/GlpR family DNA-binding transcription regulator, which translates to MTQKTSRDDDLLDQLTSDSRQTRQIARRRMIAEAVMGEGSMRIEDLTDRFGISLMTAHRDVDELVSRGLFRKTRGIVTAAATNLIESSDVYRSNRQSTEKKLIAEAAMQFVEPGQAIFFDDSTTVLQMAAHLPSKAPVTAITNSLTLMNALTGLHDVTLLALGGQYYNWCNAFMGRMTINEIKALRADVAFISMSAISEGTVLHQSPETVDTKRAMFDCSVKRILLADHTKFERRALHSFAALDEFDVVIVDDKTQPVHIDRMRSRDINVVIAKGAGGRS; encoded by the coding sequence GTGACACAGAAGACCAGCCGGGACGACGATCTGTTGGACCAGCTCACCAGCGACAGCCGGCAGACGCGCCAGATCGCGCGCCGCCGCATGATTGCAGAGGCCGTGATGGGTGAAGGCTCGATGCGGATTGAAGACCTGACGGACCGCTTTGGGATCAGCCTGATGACGGCTCACCGCGATGTCGATGAACTCGTCAGCCGCGGCCTCTTCAGGAAGACGCGCGGTATCGTCACTGCGGCGGCGACCAATCTCATCGAATCCAGCGACGTCTACCGCTCGAACCGTCAGTCAACCGAAAAGAAGCTGATCGCCGAGGCGGCAATGCAATTCGTCGAACCGGGGCAGGCAATTTTTTTCGACGACTCGACCACGGTTCTTCAGATGGCGGCACATTTGCCTTCGAAGGCGCCGGTCACCGCAATTACCAATTCCCTGACCCTGATGAATGCGCTGACGGGCCTGCACGACGTGACGCTACTCGCCCTCGGCGGCCAGTATTACAATTGGTGCAATGCCTTCATGGGTCGCATGACCATCAACGAGATCAAGGCTCTCAGGGCCGATGTCGCGTTCATCTCGATGTCGGCGATCAGCGAGGGCACGGTGCTGCACCAGTCTCCTGAGACAGTCGATACCAAGCGCGCCATGTTCGATTGTTCCGTAAAACGCATCCTGCTTGCCGATCATACCAAGTTCGAACGGCGTGCGCTCCACAGTTTCGCAGCACTGGATGAGTTCGACGTCGTCATAGTCGACGACAAGACCCAGCCGGTGCACATCGACCGCATGCGGTCCAGAGATATCAACGTGGTCATCGCCAAGGGCGCCGGAGGGCGCTCCTGA
- a CDS encoding FGGY-family carbohydrate kinase → MPTLLGIDSGLTVTKAVIFDIDGTPLAAARRRVTQFIPKARHIERDMDELWNATADAIREAISLSGRPASDIEGIAATAHGDGIYLLDHTQKPLGRAILSLDSRAGAIVDRWMESDVADLAIELTGQIPHVSAPSALLAWIREVEPERYKRIGHFCSCKDWLRFCLTGIIGTDRTEASTSFTNVKTQNYSEDALRLFGLQDLVHALPPASRSDQIVGRVTREAAQQTGLAEGTPVVAGLHDVTASALGAGGYAKGVVAVIAGTYSINETLSSEPRVDRRWFCRNGIAPGIWNSMSISPASTANYDWFLDTLCAAERKNGDVQGNSIHALLAPEIAAAFERPSTALFHPYLFGSPYGATASAGFFGLGGWHDRGDMLRAVLEGIAFNHRIHVDALRDGFAFDQARLAGGVSRNPAVVQMFADVLGMPVTVTETDEAAAWGAALCAGSGAGIFADPQSDPRDTASIAKTFRPDAARSTDYEKRYQVFRDIADVMIPLWPKISALAPEHPAN, encoded by the coding sequence ATGCCGACACTGCTCGGGATCGATAGTGGTTTGACAGTCACCAAGGCGGTCATCTTCGATATCGACGGCACGCCGCTTGCAGCCGCGCGTCGCCGTGTCACGCAGTTCATTCCGAAGGCCCGCCATATCGAGCGCGACATGGATGAATTGTGGAACGCGACGGCCGATGCCATCCGCGAAGCGATTTCACTCAGCGGACGGCCGGCAAGCGACATAGAGGGCATTGCCGCTACCGCGCATGGAGACGGCATCTACCTGCTCGATCACACCCAAAAGCCGCTCGGCCGGGCCATTCTCTCGCTGGACAGCCGGGCAGGGGCAATCGTCGACCGGTGGATGGAGAGCGATGTCGCCGACCTGGCGATCGAACTGACGGGGCAGATCCCGCATGTCTCCGCGCCATCGGCATTGCTTGCCTGGATCCGCGAAGTGGAGCCTGAGCGCTACAAGCGCATTGGCCATTTCTGCAGCTGCAAGGACTGGCTGCGGTTCTGCCTGACCGGGATCATCGGTACGGACCGCACCGAAGCCAGCACCTCCTTCACCAATGTCAAAACGCAGAACTACAGTGAAGATGCCCTGCGGCTGTTTGGCTTGCAGGATCTCGTCCACGCCCTGCCGCCAGCCTCGCGCTCCGACCAGATCGTCGGACGCGTGACCCGTGAAGCCGCGCAACAGACGGGCCTTGCCGAAGGAACGCCTGTCGTTGCCGGTCTGCACGACGTCACGGCCTCGGCGCTCGGGGCAGGGGGCTATGCCAAAGGCGTTGTCGCGGTCATTGCCGGGACCTATTCGATCAACGAGACGCTTTCGTCGGAACCGCGTGTCGACCGGCGCTGGTTCTGCCGCAACGGGATTGCACCCGGCATCTGGAACAGCATGTCGATCTCCCCGGCATCGACAGCGAATTATGACTGGTTTCTGGACACGCTCTGCGCTGCCGAACGGAAGAATGGCGACGTGCAAGGTAACTCGATCCACGCCCTGCTGGCGCCCGAGATCGCGGCCGCCTTCGAGCGCCCCTCGACCGCGCTCTTCCATCCCTATCTGTTCGGCTCGCCTTATGGCGCGACGGCGAGCGCCGGCTTCTTCGGGCTCGGTGGATGGCACGACCGCGGTGACATGCTGCGCGCCGTGCTAGAGGGTATCGCTTTCAATCATCGCATCCATGTCGACGCGCTTCGCGACGGCTTTGCCTTCGATCAGGCGCGGCTCGCCGGTGGCGTCTCGCGCAATCCTGCCGTCGTGCAGATGTTTGCCGATGTGCTTGGCATGCCGGTCACGGTAACAGAGACGGATGAGGCGGCCGCCTGGGGTGCTGCGCTTTGTGCCGGGTCGGGCGCCGGTATCTTCGCCGATCCGCAGAGCGATCCGCGCGACACCGCTTCCATCGCGAAGACTTTCCGGCCGGATGCGGCGCGCAGCACGGATTATGAAAAGCGTTACCAGGTGTTCCGCGACATTGCCGACGTGATGATCCCCCTTTGGCCGAAGATTTCCGCGCTTGCGCCGGAGCACCCGGCAAACTGA
- a CDS encoding glycerol-3-phosphate dehydrogenase/oxidase, whose product MTPDLQQRFSNLGENDIDVLIIGAGINGAGLFRDLSLQGVNCLIVDKADFGSGTSAAPSRLIHGGLKYLETGEFGLVAQSTLERNLLLKNAPHCVEPLPTFIPVFSWTRGIWAAIRTLFGSKTAPRSRGAVLIKIGLRLYDFFGSRDQVMPRHRLILKKQARKEMPHITPAIVAGGIYYDAKISRPERLVYELVSDGLDANAGSLAANFATLAAVSDGRLTFRQPDGHDVTVAPKLVVNAAGPWIDQVNTLLGAPSHLIGGTKGSHILLDHPELVRSLNGHMIYFEADDGRICLVYDYLGLALVGSTDIPAGDPDNVSCEEPETEYFLESIRSLLPTLRFDRDQIVYSYSGIRPLPASDATAPGLISRDHSAPVKEPEDGRPFPVISLVGGKWTTFRGFAEEVADTVLSRLQRRRSQSTRYLAIGGGKAFPADAKQRNAWISDAAARSGIGAERADELLGRYGTTAVALLSSPSSYSDEQRLTGAARYSLREIDWIARNELVVHLSDIVMRRTTLAIEGRLTLAGLREIAGVAEAALGWSGERTTSEIQGVVSQLSRFHGQTLTGKPAAAEPEKAPRPALG is encoded by the coding sequence ATGACCCCCGATTTGCAGCAGCGCTTCTCGAACCTCGGCGAGAACGATATCGACGTTTTGATCATCGGGGCGGGCATCAACGGCGCCGGCCTGTTCCGCGACCTCTCGCTACAGGGTGTCAACTGCCTGATCGTCGACAAGGCCGACTTTGGCTCCGGCACAAGCGCCGCACCATCGCGGCTCATTCACGGCGGCCTGAAATATCTGGAAACGGGCGAGTTCGGACTGGTTGCGCAGTCGACGCTTGAGCGCAACCTCCTGCTCAAGAATGCGCCGCATTGCGTCGAACCACTGCCGACCTTCATTCCGGTCTTTTCCTGGACGCGCGGCATCTGGGCAGCGATCCGGACGCTCTTCGGGTCGAAGACGGCGCCACGCAGCCGTGGCGCGGTTCTCATCAAGATCGGGCTTCGGCTCTACGACTTTTTCGGTTCGCGCGACCAGGTCATGCCGCGCCACCGGCTGATTCTGAAGAAACAGGCGCGCAAGGAGATGCCGCATATTACCCCCGCCATCGTCGCCGGCGGCATCTATTACGATGCCAAGATCAGCAGGCCGGAGCGGCTCGTCTATGAGCTCGTGAGCGATGGTCTCGATGCGAATGCGGGGAGCCTCGCGGCAAATTTCGCGACACTGGCTGCCGTTTCAGACGGGCGTTTGACCTTCCGCCAGCCCGATGGCCACGATGTCACCGTTGCTCCCAAGCTGGTCGTCAATGCGGCAGGTCCTTGGATCGATCAGGTCAACACTTTGCTCGGCGCTCCATCGCACCTGATCGGCGGCACCAAGGGTTCCCATATCCTGCTCGACCATCCCGAATTGGTGCGAAGCCTCAACGGCCACATGATCTATTTCGAGGCCGACGACGGCCGCATCTGCCTGGTCTACGACTATCTCGGGCTGGCACTGGTCGGGTCGACCGACATTCCGGCAGGTGATCCGGACAATGTCTCCTGCGAGGAGCCGGAAACGGAGTATTTCCTCGAAAGCATCCGCTCGCTGCTGCCAACCCTTCGCTTCGATCGTGATCAGATCGTTTACAGCTATAGCGGCATCCGCCCGCTGCCGGCATCGGATGCGACCGCGCCGGGGCTGATCAGCCGCGACCACTCCGCGCCGGTGAAGGAACCCGAGGACGGCAGACCTTTTCCGGTCATTTCGCTGGTCGGAGGCAAGTGGACGACGTTCCGCGGCTTTGCGGAAGAGGTCGCCGACACCGTTCTCTCCCGGCTGCAACGCCGCCGCAGCCAGTCGACACGCTATCTGGCGATCGGCGGCGGCAAGGCCTTTCCGGCGGATGCTAAGCAGCGTAACGCCTGGATCAGCGATGCCGCGGCGCGCAGCGGCATTGGCGCCGAACGTGCCGACGAACTGCTCGGCCGATACGGCACGACGGCTGTGGCCCTGCTTTCCTCCCCTTCAAGCTATTCCGACGAACAGCGCCTGACGGGTGCTGCACGTTACAGTCTCCGGGAGATCGACTGGATCGCCCGGAACGAGCTCGTCGTCCACCTGTCGGACATCGTGATGCGTCGCACGACGCTTGCGATCGAGGGTCGGTTGACGCTCGCAGGCTTGCGGGAAATCGCCGGCGTTGCCGAGGCGGCGCTCGGCTGGAGTGGCGAACGAACGACCAGCGAAATCCAGGGGGTTGTCAGCCAGCTGAGCCGTTTCCACGGCCAAACGCTGACGGGCAAGCCTGCCGCCGCCGAGCCGGAAAAGGCACCCCGCCCGGCGTTGGGCTAG
- the fba gene encoding class II fructose-bisphosphate aldolase (catalyzes the reversible aldol condensation of dihydroxyacetonephosphate and glyceraldehyde 3-phosphate in the Calvin cycle, glycolysis, and/or gluconeogenesis) codes for MARITLRQLLDHAAEEGYGVPAFNINNMEQALAIMEAADACQAPVIMQASRGARAYANDIMLKHMMDAVVEIYPHIPVCVHLDHGNDPSNCMTAIQAGFTSVMMDGSLKADAKTPADWAYNVGVTKMVTDMAHFGGISVEGELGVLGSLETGMGEAEDGHGAEGKLSHDQLLTDPDEAVKFVRETKVDALAIAMGTSHGAYKFTRKPDGSVLAMNVIEEIHRKLPNTHLVMHGSSSVPIELQEIINKYGGQMKPTWGVPVEEIQRGIKNGVRKVNIDTDGRMAMTGQIRRVLQEDPSEFDPRKYLKPAMTALTKLCKERFEQFGTAGMAGRITPLPVSEMAKRYKSGSLDPAFS; via the coding sequence ATGGCACGCATTACGCTGAGGCAACTGCTCGACCATGCTGCGGAGGAAGGCTACGGCGTTCCAGCTTTCAACATCAACAACATGGAGCAGGCGCTCGCCATCATGGAGGCCGCCGACGCGTGTCAGGCGCCGGTTATCATGCAGGCGTCGCGCGGAGCCCGCGCCTATGCCAATGACATCATGCTGAAGCACATGATGGATGCCGTCGTTGAAATCTATCCGCATATTCCGGTCTGTGTGCATCTCGATCACGGCAACGATCCCTCAAACTGCATGACGGCGATCCAGGCGGGCTTCACCTCGGTGATGATGGACGGTTCATTGAAGGCGGATGCCAAGACGCCCGCCGACTGGGCCTATAATGTCGGCGTCACCAAAATGGTGACTGATATGGCGCATTTCGGCGGCATCTCGGTGGAAGGCGAACTCGGCGTTCTCGGTTCTCTGGAGACCGGCATGGGCGAGGCCGAGGACGGCCACGGCGCCGAGGGCAAGCTTTCGCATGACCAGTTGCTGACCGATCCGGACGAGGCCGTGAAGTTCGTGCGCGAAACCAAGGTCGATGCGCTCGCCATCGCGATGGGCACATCGCATGGCGCCTACAAGTTCACCCGCAAGCCGGACGGTTCGGTGCTGGCGATGAATGTCATCGAAGAAATTCACCGTAAGCTCCCGAACACGCATCTCGTCATGCATGGCTCGTCCTCGGTCCCGATCGAGCTGCAGGAGATCATCAACAAATATGGCGGCCAGATGAAGCCGACATGGGGAGTGCCGGTCGAGGAAATCCAGCGCGGCATCAAGAACGGCGTGCGTAAGGTCAACATCGACACCGATGGCAGAATGGCGATGACCGGTCAGATCCGCCGCGTGCTGCAGGAGGACCCAAGCGAGTTCGACCCGCGCAAATATCTGAAGCCGGCAATGACGGCGCTGACCAAGCTCTGCAAGGAGCGCTTCGAACAGTTCGGCACTGCCGGCATGGCCGGCCGCATCACGCCCCTTCCCGTTTCGGAAATGGCGAAGCGTTACAAGTCCGGTTCCCTCGATCCGGCTTTCTCCTGA
- a CDS encoding sugar phosphate isomerase/epimerase family protein, whose product MEGFGVHTSMWTMNWDRAGADKAIAGAVHYKMDFIEIALLNAPAVDAKHTRDLLEKNKLRAVCSLGLPEHAWASVRPDAAIEHLKVAIEKTAEMNAEALSGVIFGGIGERTGLPPTQGEYDNIAKVLDAAAKHARKYSIQLGVEAVNRYENHLINSAQQAVDMVERVGAENVFVHLDTYHMNIEEKGAANGILISRDHLKYIHLSESDRGTPGYGNIPWDAIYAALAAIGFKGGLAMESFINMPPEVAYGLAVWRPVARDMEEVMDKGLPFLRNKAEQYGLI is encoded by the coding sequence ATGGAAGGTTTCGGCGTTCACACCAGCATGTGGACCATGAACTGGGATCGCGCAGGCGCCGACAAGGCGATTGCCGGAGCCGTGCACTACAAGATGGATTTCATCGAGATCGCGTTGCTCAACGCGCCGGCCGTCGATGCCAAACACACCCGCGACCTGCTTGAAAAGAACAAGCTGCGCGCCGTCTGCTCGCTCGGCCTGCCGGAGCACGCCTGGGCCTCCGTCCGCCCGGATGCGGCGATCGAGCACCTGAAGGTTGCGATCGAAAAGACTGCGGAAATGAACGCCGAGGCGCTCTCCGGAGTCATCTTCGGTGGCATTGGCGAGCGCACCGGCCTGCCACCGACGCAAGGCGAATACGACAACATCGCCAAGGTGCTCGACGCAGCAGCAAAACATGCTAGGAAGTACAGCATCCAACTCGGCGTCGAGGCCGTGAACCGCTATGAGAACCACCTGATCAACTCGGCGCAGCAGGCCGTCGACATGGTGGAGCGTGTCGGCGCGGAAAACGTCTTCGTTCACCTCGACACCTACCATATGAATATCGAGGAGAAGGGTGCGGCAAACGGCATCCTGATCAGCCGCGACCACCTCAAATACATCCATCTTTCCGAAAGCGACCGTGGCACGCCGGGCTACGGCAATATTCCATGGGATGCGATCTACGCCGCGCTCGCCGCAATCGGCTTCAAGGGCGGACTTGCGATGGAGAGCTTCATCAATATGCCGCCCGAGGTCGCCTATGGCCTGGCCGTGTGGCGCCCCGTCGCACGCGATATGGAAGAGGTCATGGACAAGGGGCTGCCATTCCTGCGCAACAAGGCGGAACAATACGGTCTCATCTGA